The Pseudopipra pipra isolate bDixPip1 chromosome 6, bDixPip1.hap1, whole genome shotgun sequence genome includes a region encoding these proteins:
- the PHRF1 gene encoding PHD and RING finger domain-containing protein 1 isoform X2, whose product MVQPRGRSPPITRWFGPPPPPPRGGSARWRPVTRQCFHSASGGEAAAGSRDVTERRGCSCRECERRTAPRWCTASLKSAFLQGVDFQCPAMDDDSQDELINKNAALGKGKRQCLALLSETESNGGNSCDSDDDTGSEEEDNDTEEEGGEEDKEESEDEELEDCEDDDEEEEEEEETEATVEGMTDSLKLEPHLNGANISSDEDGENCPICLNTFRDQAVGTPENCSHYFCLDCIVEWSKNANSCPVDRILFKYISIRARFGGKILKKIPVENTKTQGSDGEDDPTFCEVCGRSDREDRLLLCDGCDAGYHMECLNPPLSEVPVDEWFCPACAPMGASAAADTDHVSEEEVAALMADVVPTTSRLRPHVRTRAIARTRQSERVRATVNRNRITTAQRIQHVPRYLMSSLLDETIEAVVAGLNTAVYQRPLTPRAPARQKRKTGRRKKVGGRKRTQTKSAGKKSSGTQLKRRKRVTKKRRGKKTRVRSHVKNEVTTRSRIARTLGLSKPVRGASIPSMYKPMEPSLGLMRADIGAASLSVFGDPYELDPYESNEEVPANPDSPVSAKRRVLSQSALRSHRPVARPISVGLPRSSVPALSPDQEAEAAPVPDLLGSILSGQSFLMMSSSDVVINRDGSLTAKKAVPLHRKSASDSRVDDGSGHNTHPSTVHSGTTASSSIAGPSVSSGLSTHTRPFSSSLFSLPSPSLSRTESAANPAQTASEKATVKSEYSMTPRSVQSQNIATLSRHGSKLGEVPRFNGRSKNFSPTDSSSKPLSCNLNSDSKAVTVRQPLKPPSKRIDIFELPRIPKIKKETSNKQVEPEPTGSQSCDIPSSCITQLTGKESTNQPGKGSKVESQKSNSKERQQQTRTSGVSFSANTGVYSSSSLLGTSRGKGPGSFESFKINIPGNAGHPSRLSNPGFCNTFRPVDDEAQQKESPSPLFSVKKKQVKSEIYDPFEPTGSDSSSANSSPERLGSGIPLTNITRTISIDNPKVQTFQTVRRFTPYRVENIFGSEADSDAPSGNTESRDDVTVESRIVEQISDAEERDNMDEEDFLSSPCTSSAVKQISTTECLKEESREGPNVFFNAEELMRPNINVKLEPDSPSKNDGQPKVQKVEQAERRSRSRSCSNSSSRSKKKMKRKKALVKERKRSRSGSRDRAHSRDRSSRSTSWSGGEEHGKTHTLKSKSKRSSTDRSSSRERSKKKKMKDKTKDKKAKTSWSRERRKSRSRSGSPGSTSEFYENRKKKRRSRSRSRRRDRSRSNSTEKTKRRKHRRDKSYERYDKDSSLRSRDRKRSRSRSRERRKWRSRSRSASRSWEHKSSKSKEKRPRSRSRSKERKHRSKETSLPPPPEKDQKPPVENLTRCLEQPHSLKQEPKEELVLEELSITIEPNVQLEEIQAETPVQLREVQETIKVEPICQEVTSETAFPVPEITNICVPIGKVDSFAETELLSSTDQAVLGSCSNTNLEITVKIENTALCPSLMEQPPKKEVIMHVSNEVAQIQSSSKSKITDGVREVKEECLVSDEKMSNFTKPELEVVPQGPALKSKAPVKRVTWNLQEEESGTLSAGKAPRIPFYKLQRAKEGAWKAEDLNQTLNQVYCQNIPLTPPLPSSLPPYAPVSQPTVQFIMQGSLPALGCVAGQSLTPEPGSLATASEPGVQAASVGNAEEKIKAPKPPVDKMKNEEYMKKLHMQERAVEEVKLAIKPFYQKREITKEEYKSILRKAVQKICHSKSGEINPMKVANLVKAYVEKYKHMRKHKKTDSEDTREVEN is encoded by the exons aTGGTTCAGCCCCGCGGCCGCTCTCCCCCCATCACCAGATGGTTCGGCCcaccccccccgccgccgcgcGGTGGTTCCGCCCGCTGGCGCCCCGTGACCCGCCAGTGTTTCCACAGCGCTTCCGGGGGAGAGGCGGCCGCGGGGTCCCGGGATGTGACCGAGCGCCGGGGTTGCTCCTGCCGGGAATGTGAGCGCCGGACTGCTCCTCG GTGGTGCACTGCCTCACTGAAGTCTGCCTTCTTGCAGGGAGTGGATTTCCAATGTCCTGCCATGGATGATGACAGCCAGGATGAACTGATAAACAAGAATGCTGCTCTAGGAAAGGGCAAAAGGCAGTGTCTTGCACTCCTCAGTGAAACAG aaagcaATGGTGGAAATAGCTGTGATTCAGATGATGATACTGGAAGTGAAGAGGAAGATAATGACACTGAGGAAGAAGGAGGTGAGGAGGACAAGGAAGAAAGTGAAGATGAAGAATTAGAAG ATtgtgaagatgatgatgaagaagaagaagaggaggaggaaactgAGGCCACTGTGGAGGGAATGACTGATTCTTTGAAATTAGAGCCACACTTAAACGGAGCGAACATCTCCTCTGATGAGGATGGTGAAAACTGCCCCATTTGCCTCAACACGTTTAGGGATCAGGCTGTTGGGACTCCTGAGAACTGTTCCCATTACTTCTGCTTGGACTGCATCGTGGAGTGGTCTAAG aatGCAAACTCCTGTCCAGTGGATCGAATCCTCTTTAAGTACATTAGCATCCGGGCACGTTTTGGTGGTAAAATCTTAAAAAAG ATTCCTGTTGAGAACACGAAAACTCAGGGTAGCGATGGGGAGGATGACCCAACCTTCTGTGAGGTGTGTGGCAGAAGTGACCGCGAGGATCGCCTGCTGCTCTGTGATGGCTGTGATGCAGG gtaTCACATGGAATGCCTTAATCCTCCTCTGAGTGAAGTCCCTGTAGATGAATGGTTCTGTCCAGCCTGTGCCCCCATgggtgccagtgctgctgcag ATACAGATCATGTCAGTGAAGAAGAGGTGGCTGCTCTCATGGCAGACGTTGTTCCCACCACCAGTCGGCTACGCCCTCACGTCCGGACCCGAGCTATAGCCAGGACTCGGCAGAGCGAGCGTGTCCGGGCAACAGTGAACCGGAACCGGATAACAACGGCGCAGCGGATTCAG CATGTGCCAAGGTACCTCATGTCATCTCTTCTGGATGAAACAATTGAGGCAGTTGTAGCAGGCTTAAACACTGCTGTCTACCAGCGTCCTCTTACACCACGGGCTCCAGctaggcagaaaagaaaaacag GTAGGCGGAAGAAAGTAGGAGGCAGAAAAAGAACTCAGACAAAATCTGCTGGAAAGAAGAGTTCGGGGACACAGCTGAAGAGACGCAAGCGTGTGACAAagaagagaagggggaaaaagacGAGAGTAAGATCACAT GTAAAAAATGAGGTTACTACTCGCTCCCGTATTGCAAGAACTCTTGGTCTTAGTAAACCTGTGCGTGGGGCCTCAATTCCTTCCATGTACAAACCCATGGAGCCCTCACTTGGTCTGATGAGAGCAGATAttggagcagcttctctgtctgTGTTTGGGGATCCATATGAGTTGGATCCTTATGAGAG TAATGAAGAGGTTCCAGCAAATCCAGATTCACCAGTGAGTGCCAAAAGGAGAGTTCTCTCCCAGTCGGCACTGAGGTCTCACCGTCCTGTAGCTAGACCCATTTCTGTGGGACTTCCCAG AAGCAGTGTACCTGCCTTGAGTCCTGATCaagaagcagaagctgctcctgtgcctgaTCTGTTGGGAAGTATCCTGTCTGGACAGAGCTTTCTCATGATGAGTAGTTCAGATGTGGTCATCAACAGAGATGGTTCACTGACAGCGAAGAAGGCAG TTCCGCTTCACAGAAAATCAGCAAGTGACTCGAGAGTGGATGATGGTTCAGGGCATAACACCCACCCAAGTACAGTGCACTCAGGGACCACAGCAAGTAGCTCCATTGCTGGACCTTCCGTTTCCTCGGGGCTGAGTACTCACACCAGACCCTTCTCCTCAAGCTTGTTTTCGTTGCCTTCACCCTCACTGAGCAGGACTGAGTCTGCAGCAAACCCTGCACAGACTGCATCAGAAAAGGCAACTGTAAAATCAGAATATTCAATGACACCCAGGTCTGTTCAGTCTCAGAATATAGCTACTTTGAGCAGGCATGGCTCCAAGTTAGGTGAAGTGCCCAGATTTAATGGAAGATCTAAAAACTTTTCACCCACTGACTCATCTTCAAAGCCCCTGAGCTGTAACTTGAATTCTGACTCGAAAGCTGTAACTGTGAGGCAACCATTAAAACCACCTTCCAAGAGAATTGACATCTTTGAGCTTCCCAGGATaccaaagattaaaaaagaaaccagcAACAAGCAGGTGGAGCCAGAACCCACAGGAAGCCAAAGCTGTGACATCCCCAGCTCCTGTATAACTCAGCTGACTGGTAAAGAGAGCACTAATCAGCCGGGAAAGGGTAGCAAGGTGGAAAGTCAGAAGTCGAATTCCAAGGAACGTCAGCAGCAGACACGTACAAGCGGGGTGTCTTTTTCTGCCAATACTGGTGTGTATAGCAGTTCGTCACTACTGGGCACTTCCAGGGGCAAAGGCCCAGGCTCTTTTGAGAGTTTTAAAATCAATATTCCTGGAAATGCAGGACATCCAAGCAGGCTGTCTAACCCAGGATTTTGTAACACCTTCCGCCCTGTGGATGATGAAGCGCAACAGAAAGAAAGTCCTTCACCTCTTTTCTCAGTTAAGAAAAAGCAGGTCAAAAGTGAAATATATGATCCCTTTGAGCCAACAGGATCAGACTCAAGTTCAGCAAACAGCAGTCCTGAAAGGCTTGGCTCCGGGATCCCGCTGACTAATATTACCAGGACTATTTCCATTGACAATCCAAAAGTTCAAACATTTCAAACTGTCCGTCGTTTCACCCCTTACAGGgtagaaaatatatttggatCTGAGGCTGACTCTGATGCACCATCTGGTAATACAGAGTCTCGTGATGATGTGACAGTAGAAAGCAGGATTGTAGAACAGATCTCTGATGCAGAGGAACGAGATAATATGGATGAGGAAGATTTTCTAAGCAGTCCTTGCACTTCATCTGCTGTTAAGCAAATTTCTACTACAGAGTGTCTaaaggaggaaagcagagagggaCCTAACGTGTTCTTTAATGCTGAAGAATTGATGAGACCTAATATTAATGTGAAACTAGAACCAGATAGTCCCTCAAAGAATGATGGGCAGCCGAAAGTCCAAAAGGTAGAACAAGCAGAGAGGCGATCACGTTCCAGATCCTGCTCAAACTCCAGCTCCCGAAGCAAGAagaagatgaaaaggaaaaaagcacttGTCAAAGAGCGTAAGAGATCGCGTTCAGGGTCTAGGGATAGAGCACACTCAAGGGACCGAAGCTCCAGATCTACCTCTTGGTCAGGTGGAGAAGAGCACGGCAAAACACACACGTTGAAATCCAAGAGCAAGAGGTCTTCTACTGACCGTTCTAGCAGTCGTGAACgatctaaaaaaaagaaaatgaaggataAAACGAAggataaaaaagcaaaaacttcTTGGTCTAGGGAGAGAAGGAAATCTAGGTCACGTTCAGGTAGTCCTGGAAGCACTTCTGAGTtttatgaaaatagaaaaaagaaaagacgGTCTCGATCAAGATCAAGGCGGAGGGACCGTTCCCGGtcaaacagcactgaaaagacTAAAAGGCGGAAGCACAGGAGAGACAAAAGCTATGAGAGGTATGATAAAGACAGTAGCTTGAGGTCAAGGGACAGAAAGAGATCGAGATCCAGATCTCGGGAGAGGAGAAAGTGGAGGTCTCGGTCTCGCTCTGCATCTCGATCTTGGGAGCACAAAAGCAgcaaatcaaaggaaaaaagaccGCGATCGCGATCACGTTccaaagagagaaaacacagatcAAAGGAGACCTCGCTTCCTCCTCCACCAGAAAAAGATCAAAAGCCTCCAGTTGAAAATTTGACCAGGTGTCTGGAGCAACCCCATTCTCTCAAACAAGAGCCAAAGGAGGAGTTAGTGCTAGAAGAGCTTTCCATAACCATCGAACCAAATGTCCAACTTGAGGAAATACAGGCTGAGACTCCAGTTCAGCTGAGAGAGGTCCAAGAAACTATAAAGGTGGAGCCCATCTGTCAGGAAGTGACCAGTGAAACTGCATTCCCTGTGCCAGAGATCACAAACATTTGTGTTCCAATTGGCAAAGTGGATTCTTTTGCTGAAACAGAATTATTGAGTAGTACTGATCAAGCAGTGCTCGGTAGCTGTAGCAATACAAACCTAGAGATTACAGTTAAAATTGAAAATACTGCATTATGTCCATCTCTGATGGAACAACCCCCAAAGAAGGAAGTTATCATGCATGTTTCAAATGAGGTTGCACAAATTCAAAGCTCGTCCAAAAGCAAAATTACAGATGGTGTGAGGGAGGTTAAAGAGGAGTGCCTTGTGTCAGATGAGAAAATGAGTAATTTCACTAAGCCTGAACTGGAAGTGGTACCTCAGGGTCCTGCCTTGAAATCAAAAGCACCAGTGAAAAGAGTTACGTGGAATCTTCAAGAGGAAGAAAGCGGCACACTGTCTGCTGGAAAAGCTCCAA GGATACCATTTTACAAACTTCAGCGAGCAAAAGAAGGGGCCTGGAAAGCAGAGGACTTGAACCAAACGTTAAATCAG GTGTACTGTCAAAATATCCCTTTGACGCCACCTCTGCCCTCCAGCCTTCCCCCCTATGCCCCGGTCAGCCAGCCCACGGTCCAGTTTATCATGCAGGGAAGTCTTCCAGCGCTTGGCTGCGTGGCAGGACAGAGCCTCACTCCAGAACCAGGCAGCTTGGCTACTGCATCCGAGCCAGGAGTCCAAGCTGCTTCTGTtggaaatgcagaagaaaagatcAAAGCACCCAAACCTCCAGtggataaaatgaaaaatgaggaa TACATGAAGAAACTTCACATGCAGGAAAGGGCTGTGGAAGAAGTGAAACTTGCCATCAAACCGTTTTACCAGAAGAGGGAGATTACAAAGGAGGAATACAAGAGCATCCTTCGAAAAGCAGTGCAAAAG ATCTGCCACAGCAAAAGTGGAGAGATCAACCCTATGAAGGTGGCTAATCTGGTGAAGGCATATGtggaaaaatacaaacataTGAGGAAACATAAGAAAACTGATAGTGAAGATACACGTGAAGTGGAAAACTGA
- the PHRF1 gene encoding PHD and RING finger domain-containing protein 1 isoform X1 — MVQPRGRSPPITRWFGPPPPPPRGGSARWRPVTRQCFHSASGGEAAAGSRDVTERRGCSCRECERRTAPRWCTASLKSAFLQGVDFQCPAMDDDSQDELINKNAALGKGKRQCLALLSETESNGGNSCDSDDDTGSEEEDNDTEEEGGEEDKEESEDEELEDCEDDDEEEEEEEETEATVEGMTDSLKLEPHLNGANISSDEDGENCPICLNTFRDQAVGTPENCSHYFCLDCIVEWSKNANSCPVDRILFKYISIRARFGGKILKKIPVENTKTQGSDGEDDPTFCEVCGRSDREDRLLLCDGCDAGYHMECLNPPLSEVPVDEWFCPACAPMGASAAADTDHVSEEEVAALMADVVPTTSRLRPHVRTRAIARTRQSERVRATVNRNRITTAQRIQHVPRYLMSSLLDETIEAVVAGLNTAVYQRPLTPRAPARQKRKTGRRKKVGGRKRTQTKSAGKKSSGTQLKRRKRVTKKRRGKKTRVRSHVKNEVTTRSRIARTLGLSKPVRGASIPSMYKPMEPSLGLMRADIGAASLSVFGDPYELDPYESNEEVPANPDSPVSAKRRVLSQSALRSHRPVARPISVGLPRSSVPALSPDQEAEAAPVPDLLGSILSGQSFLMMSSSDVVINRDGSLTAKKAVPLHRKSASDSRVDDGSGHNTHPSTVHSGTTASSSIAGPSVSSGLSTHTRPFSSSLFSLPSPSLSRTESAANPAQTASEKATVKSEYSMTPRSVQSQNIATLSRHGSKLGEVPRFNGRSKNFSPTDSSSKPLSCNLNSDSKAVTVRQPLKPPSKRIDIFELPRIPKIKKETSNKQVEPEPTGSQSCDIPSSCITQLTGKESTNQPGKGSKVESQKSNSKERQQQTRTSGVSFSANTGVYSSSSLLGTSRGKGPGSFESFKINIPGNAGHPSRLSNPGFCNTFRPVDDEAQQKESPSPLFSVKKKQVKSEIYDPFEPTGSDSSSANSSPERLGSGIPLTNITRTISIDNPKVQTFQTVRRFTPYRVENIFGSEADSDAPSGNTESRDDVTVESRIVEQISDAEERDNMDEEDFLSSPCTSSAVKQISTTECLKEESREGPNVFFNAEELMRPNINVKLEPDSPSKNDGQPKVQKVEQAERRSRSRSCSNSSSRSKKKMKRKKALVKERKRSRSGSRDRAHSRDRSSRSTSWSGGEEHGKTHTLKSKSKRSSTDRSSSRERSKKKKMKDKTKDKKAKTSWSRERRKSRSRSGSPGSTSEFYENRKKKRRSRSRSRRRDRSRSNSTEKTKRRKHRRDKSYERYDKDSSLRSRDRKRSRSRSRERRKWRSRSRSASRSWEHKSSKSKEKRPRSRSRSKERKHRSKETSLPPPPEKDQKPPVENLTRCLEQPHSLKQEPKEELVLEELSITIEPNVQLEEIQAETPVQLREVQETIKVEPICQEVTSETAFPVPEITNICVPIGKVDSFAETELLSSTDQAVLGSCSNTNLEITVKIENTALCPSLMEQPPKKEVIMHVSNEVAQIQSSSKSKITDGVREVKEECLVSDEKMSNFTKPELEVVPQGPALKSKAPVKRVTWNLQEEESGTLSAGKAPRIPFYKLQRAKEGAWKAEDLNQTLNQVQLNEPPPTNYMIPEPMFPDLGSSQVYCQNIPLTPPLPSSLPPYAPVSQPTVQFIMQGSLPALGCVAGQSLTPEPGSLATASEPGVQAASVGNAEEKIKAPKPPVDKMKNEEYMKKLHMQERAVEEVKLAIKPFYQKREITKEEYKSILRKAVQKICHSKSGEINPMKVANLVKAYVEKYKHMRKHKKTDSEDTREVEN, encoded by the exons aTGGTTCAGCCCCGCGGCCGCTCTCCCCCCATCACCAGATGGTTCGGCCcaccccccccgccgccgcgcGGTGGTTCCGCCCGCTGGCGCCCCGTGACCCGCCAGTGTTTCCACAGCGCTTCCGGGGGAGAGGCGGCCGCGGGGTCCCGGGATGTGACCGAGCGCCGGGGTTGCTCCTGCCGGGAATGTGAGCGCCGGACTGCTCCTCG GTGGTGCACTGCCTCACTGAAGTCTGCCTTCTTGCAGGGAGTGGATTTCCAATGTCCTGCCATGGATGATGACAGCCAGGATGAACTGATAAACAAGAATGCTGCTCTAGGAAAGGGCAAAAGGCAGTGTCTTGCACTCCTCAGTGAAACAG aaagcaATGGTGGAAATAGCTGTGATTCAGATGATGATACTGGAAGTGAAGAGGAAGATAATGACACTGAGGAAGAAGGAGGTGAGGAGGACAAGGAAGAAAGTGAAGATGAAGAATTAGAAG ATtgtgaagatgatgatgaagaagaagaagaggaggaggaaactgAGGCCACTGTGGAGGGAATGACTGATTCTTTGAAATTAGAGCCACACTTAAACGGAGCGAACATCTCCTCTGATGAGGATGGTGAAAACTGCCCCATTTGCCTCAACACGTTTAGGGATCAGGCTGTTGGGACTCCTGAGAACTGTTCCCATTACTTCTGCTTGGACTGCATCGTGGAGTGGTCTAAG aatGCAAACTCCTGTCCAGTGGATCGAATCCTCTTTAAGTACATTAGCATCCGGGCACGTTTTGGTGGTAAAATCTTAAAAAAG ATTCCTGTTGAGAACACGAAAACTCAGGGTAGCGATGGGGAGGATGACCCAACCTTCTGTGAGGTGTGTGGCAGAAGTGACCGCGAGGATCGCCTGCTGCTCTGTGATGGCTGTGATGCAGG gtaTCACATGGAATGCCTTAATCCTCCTCTGAGTGAAGTCCCTGTAGATGAATGGTTCTGTCCAGCCTGTGCCCCCATgggtgccagtgctgctgcag ATACAGATCATGTCAGTGAAGAAGAGGTGGCTGCTCTCATGGCAGACGTTGTTCCCACCACCAGTCGGCTACGCCCTCACGTCCGGACCCGAGCTATAGCCAGGACTCGGCAGAGCGAGCGTGTCCGGGCAACAGTGAACCGGAACCGGATAACAACGGCGCAGCGGATTCAG CATGTGCCAAGGTACCTCATGTCATCTCTTCTGGATGAAACAATTGAGGCAGTTGTAGCAGGCTTAAACACTGCTGTCTACCAGCGTCCTCTTACACCACGGGCTCCAGctaggcagaaaagaaaaacag GTAGGCGGAAGAAAGTAGGAGGCAGAAAAAGAACTCAGACAAAATCTGCTGGAAAGAAGAGTTCGGGGACACAGCTGAAGAGACGCAAGCGTGTGACAAagaagagaagggggaaaaagacGAGAGTAAGATCACAT GTAAAAAATGAGGTTACTACTCGCTCCCGTATTGCAAGAACTCTTGGTCTTAGTAAACCTGTGCGTGGGGCCTCAATTCCTTCCATGTACAAACCCATGGAGCCCTCACTTGGTCTGATGAGAGCAGATAttggagcagcttctctgtctgTGTTTGGGGATCCATATGAGTTGGATCCTTATGAGAG TAATGAAGAGGTTCCAGCAAATCCAGATTCACCAGTGAGTGCCAAAAGGAGAGTTCTCTCCCAGTCGGCACTGAGGTCTCACCGTCCTGTAGCTAGACCCATTTCTGTGGGACTTCCCAG AAGCAGTGTACCTGCCTTGAGTCCTGATCaagaagcagaagctgctcctgtgcctgaTCTGTTGGGAAGTATCCTGTCTGGACAGAGCTTTCTCATGATGAGTAGTTCAGATGTGGTCATCAACAGAGATGGTTCACTGACAGCGAAGAAGGCAG TTCCGCTTCACAGAAAATCAGCAAGTGACTCGAGAGTGGATGATGGTTCAGGGCATAACACCCACCCAAGTACAGTGCACTCAGGGACCACAGCAAGTAGCTCCATTGCTGGACCTTCCGTTTCCTCGGGGCTGAGTACTCACACCAGACCCTTCTCCTCAAGCTTGTTTTCGTTGCCTTCACCCTCACTGAGCAGGACTGAGTCTGCAGCAAACCCTGCACAGACTGCATCAGAAAAGGCAACTGTAAAATCAGAATATTCAATGACACCCAGGTCTGTTCAGTCTCAGAATATAGCTACTTTGAGCAGGCATGGCTCCAAGTTAGGTGAAGTGCCCAGATTTAATGGAAGATCTAAAAACTTTTCACCCACTGACTCATCTTCAAAGCCCCTGAGCTGTAACTTGAATTCTGACTCGAAAGCTGTAACTGTGAGGCAACCATTAAAACCACCTTCCAAGAGAATTGACATCTTTGAGCTTCCCAGGATaccaaagattaaaaaagaaaccagcAACAAGCAGGTGGAGCCAGAACCCACAGGAAGCCAAAGCTGTGACATCCCCAGCTCCTGTATAACTCAGCTGACTGGTAAAGAGAGCACTAATCAGCCGGGAAAGGGTAGCAAGGTGGAAAGTCAGAAGTCGAATTCCAAGGAACGTCAGCAGCAGACACGTACAAGCGGGGTGTCTTTTTCTGCCAATACTGGTGTGTATAGCAGTTCGTCACTACTGGGCACTTCCAGGGGCAAAGGCCCAGGCTCTTTTGAGAGTTTTAAAATCAATATTCCTGGAAATGCAGGACATCCAAGCAGGCTGTCTAACCCAGGATTTTGTAACACCTTCCGCCCTGTGGATGATGAAGCGCAACAGAAAGAAAGTCCTTCACCTCTTTTCTCAGTTAAGAAAAAGCAGGTCAAAAGTGAAATATATGATCCCTTTGAGCCAACAGGATCAGACTCAAGTTCAGCAAACAGCAGTCCTGAAAGGCTTGGCTCCGGGATCCCGCTGACTAATATTACCAGGACTATTTCCATTGACAATCCAAAAGTTCAAACATTTCAAACTGTCCGTCGTTTCACCCCTTACAGGgtagaaaatatatttggatCTGAGGCTGACTCTGATGCACCATCTGGTAATACAGAGTCTCGTGATGATGTGACAGTAGAAAGCAGGATTGTAGAACAGATCTCTGATGCAGAGGAACGAGATAATATGGATGAGGAAGATTTTCTAAGCAGTCCTTGCACTTCATCTGCTGTTAAGCAAATTTCTACTACAGAGTGTCTaaaggaggaaagcagagagggaCCTAACGTGTTCTTTAATGCTGAAGAATTGATGAGACCTAATATTAATGTGAAACTAGAACCAGATAGTCCCTCAAAGAATGATGGGCAGCCGAAAGTCCAAAAGGTAGAACAAGCAGAGAGGCGATCACGTTCCAGATCCTGCTCAAACTCCAGCTCCCGAAGCAAGAagaagatgaaaaggaaaaaagcacttGTCAAAGAGCGTAAGAGATCGCGTTCAGGGTCTAGGGATAGAGCACACTCAAGGGACCGAAGCTCCAGATCTACCTCTTGGTCAGGTGGAGAAGAGCACGGCAAAACACACACGTTGAAATCCAAGAGCAAGAGGTCTTCTACTGACCGTTCTAGCAGTCGTGAACgatctaaaaaaaagaaaatgaaggataAAACGAAggataaaaaagcaaaaacttcTTGGTCTAGGGAGAGAAGGAAATCTAGGTCACGTTCAGGTAGTCCTGGAAGCACTTCTGAGTtttatgaaaatagaaaaaagaaaagacgGTCTCGATCAAGATCAAGGCGGAGGGACCGTTCCCGGtcaaacagcactgaaaagacTAAAAGGCGGAAGCACAGGAGAGACAAAAGCTATGAGAGGTATGATAAAGACAGTAGCTTGAGGTCAAGGGACAGAAAGAGATCGAGATCCAGATCTCGGGAGAGGAGAAAGTGGAGGTCTCGGTCTCGCTCTGCATCTCGATCTTGGGAGCACAAAAGCAgcaaatcaaaggaaaaaagaccGCGATCGCGATCACGTTccaaagagagaaaacacagatcAAAGGAGACCTCGCTTCCTCCTCCACCAGAAAAAGATCAAAAGCCTCCAGTTGAAAATTTGACCAGGTGTCTGGAGCAACCCCATTCTCTCAAACAAGAGCCAAAGGAGGAGTTAGTGCTAGAAGAGCTTTCCATAACCATCGAACCAAATGTCCAACTTGAGGAAATACAGGCTGAGACTCCAGTTCAGCTGAGAGAGGTCCAAGAAACTATAAAGGTGGAGCCCATCTGTCAGGAAGTGACCAGTGAAACTGCATTCCCTGTGCCAGAGATCACAAACATTTGTGTTCCAATTGGCAAAGTGGATTCTTTTGCTGAAACAGAATTATTGAGTAGTACTGATCAAGCAGTGCTCGGTAGCTGTAGCAATACAAACCTAGAGATTACAGTTAAAATTGAAAATACTGCATTATGTCCATCTCTGATGGAACAACCCCCAAAGAAGGAAGTTATCATGCATGTTTCAAATGAGGTTGCACAAATTCAAAGCTCGTCCAAAAGCAAAATTACAGATGGTGTGAGGGAGGTTAAAGAGGAGTGCCTTGTGTCAGATGAGAAAATGAGTAATTTCACTAAGCCTGAACTGGAAGTGGTACCTCAGGGTCCTGCCTTGAAATCAAAAGCACCAGTGAAAAGAGTTACGTGGAATCTTCAAGAGGAAGAAAGCGGCACACTGTCTGCTGGAAAAGCTCCAA GGATACCATTTTACAAACTTCAGCGAGCAAAAGAAGGGGCCTGGAAAGCAGAGGACTTGAACCAAACGTTAAATCAGGTGCAGTTAAATGAGCCTCCTCCAACCAATTATATGATTCCTGAGCCTATGTTTCCTGATCTAGGTTCCTCTCAG GTGTACTGTCAAAATATCCCTTTGACGCCACCTCTGCCCTCCAGCCTTCCCCCCTATGCCCCGGTCAGCCAGCCCACGGTCCAGTTTATCATGCAGGGAAGTCTTCCAGCGCTTGGCTGCGTGGCAGGACAGAGCCTCACTCCAGAACCAGGCAGCTTGGCTACTGCATCCGAGCCAGGAGTCCAAGCTGCTTCTGTtggaaatgcagaagaaaagatcAAAGCACCCAAACCTCCAGtggataaaatgaaaaatgaggaa TACATGAAGAAACTTCACATGCAGGAAAGGGCTGTGGAAGAAGTGAAACTTGCCATCAAACCGTTTTACCAGAAGAGGGAGATTACAAAGGAGGAATACAAGAGCATCCTTCGAAAAGCAGTGCAAAAG ATCTGCCACAGCAAAAGTGGAGAGATCAACCCTATGAAGGTGGCTAATCTGGTGAAGGCATATGtggaaaaatacaaacataTGAGGAAACATAAGAAAACTGATAGTGAAGATACACGTGAAGTGGAAAACTGA